One region of Lusitaniella coriacea LEGE 07157 genomic DNA includes:
- a CDS encoding long-chain fatty acid--CoA ligase, translated as MSQTPSFPKPSLDFPNIDYTSVQSLPELWAIASKTFGSTLALHDPHSTPEVLISYRQLYQSIHQFAAGLQSIGVKANEKIALFADNSPRWFIADQGIMTAGAANVVRSGQAERQELLYIYGDSDSTYLIVENLKTLNKLRPELDDLPINSVIVLSDEAINLDEPLRVLNFQQLMERGENATLHLVPQTLDTLATLLYTSGTTGKPKGVMLAHGNFLHQMSGAKKVIRPDVGDRALSILPSWHAYERTVEYYLLSQGCAQIYTNIRYFKQDLKTHKPNYMVGVPRLWESIYEGVQKQFREQPPTKQRLVNFFLNCSQTYVVAKRIANELSLEHRHPSSSQRLRARAKSVLLAPLHALGELIVYKKVRAATGGQIKCLISGGGSLARHLDTFYEIVNVPLLVGYGLTETSPITNVRRPERNLRGSSGPPLPLTEIRIVEPTTRQTLPQGEQGLVLIRGPQVMQGYYKKPEATAKAIDPEGWFDSGDLGWVTQKKDLVLTGRAKDTIVLSNGENIEPQPIEDACVRSPFIDQIMVVGQDQKSIGALIVPNLDALQQWAREKNLGLQIPIEGETERKDLDDGAIQKLFREEIKREVQNRPGYRSDDRIADFRTILEPFTIENGLMTQTLKIRRPVVRDRYRGIIDEIFEKNR; from the coding sequence ATGAGCCAAACTCCCTCCTTCCCCAAACCCTCCCTCGATTTTCCCAATATCGACTACACCTCAGTTCAATCCCTACCCGAACTCTGGGCAATTGCGAGCAAAACCTTTGGGTCAACCCTCGCACTCCACGACCCCCACAGCACACCAGAAGTTTTAATCTCTTACAGACAGCTCTATCAATCGATTCACCAATTTGCCGCCGGACTGCAATCGATTGGGGTTAAAGCTAACGAAAAAATAGCCCTCTTCGCGGACAACAGTCCCCGTTGGTTCATTGCCGACCAAGGCATTATGACCGCAGGAGCTGCTAATGTCGTGCGTTCCGGTCAAGCAGAACGCCAAGAACTCCTCTATATCTACGGCGACAGCGACAGCACCTATTTAATTGTCGAAAACCTCAAAACCCTCAACAAACTGCGACCAGAACTTGACGATTTGCCCATCAATTCCGTAATCGTCCTTTCCGATGAAGCAATTAATTTAGACGAACCGCTTCGAGTCCTCAACTTCCAACAGTTGATGGAACGGGGGGAAAACGCCACCTTGCACCTGGTTCCCCAAACCCTAGACACCCTGGCAACGCTCCTTTATACCTCTGGAACCACAGGTAAACCCAAAGGCGTGATGCTTGCTCACGGTAACTTCCTGCACCAAATGTCAGGAGCTAAAAAAGTCATTCGTCCGGATGTAGGCGATCGCGCCCTGAGCATTTTACCCAGTTGGCACGCCTACGAACGCACCGTTGAATACTATCTCCTCTCTCAAGGTTGCGCGCAAATTTACACCAACATTCGCTACTTCAAACAAGACCTCAAAACCCACAAACCTAACTATATGGTGGGCGTACCGCGCCTCTGGGAGTCGATTTATGAAGGCGTACAGAAGCAATTTCGCGAACAACCCCCCACCAAACAGCGCCTCGTTAACTTCTTCCTCAACTGTTCGCAAACATACGTTGTTGCCAAGCGGATTGCCAATGAATTGAGCCTGGAACATCGCCATCCTTCCAGTTCCCAACGCTTGCGCGCCCGCGCGAAATCCGTCCTCCTTGCACCCTTACACGCCCTAGGGGAGCTGATCGTGTATAAAAAAGTTCGCGCGGCAACAGGCGGACAAATTAAATGTTTAATTAGCGGTGGCGGTTCCCTTGCCAGACACCTCGATACTTTTTATGAAATTGTTAATGTCCCCCTCTTGGTGGGCTACGGACTGACCGAAACTTCCCCGATTACCAACGTCCGCCGCCCCGAACGCAATCTTCGCGGGTCTTCAGGTCCCCCCCTGCCCCTCACCGAAATTCGCATTGTAGAACCGACAACGCGCCAAACCCTACCTCAAGGAGAACAGGGACTGGTGTTGATTCGCGGTCCCCAAGTGATGCAAGGATATTACAAAAAACCCGAAGCCACGGCTAAGGCAATCGATCCGGAGGGATGGTTTGATAGCGGCGATTTGGGATGGGTGACCCAGAAAAAAGACTTGGTTTTGACGGGACGCGCCAAGGATACGATCGTGCTGAGTAATGGGGAAAATATCGAGCCGCAGCCCATTGAGGATGCTTGCGTTCGCAGTCCCTTTATCGACCAAATCATGGTGGTGGGTCAAGACCAAAAATCTATTGGTGCATTGATCGTGCCGAATCTCGACGCGCTGCAACAATGGGCGAGGGAAAAAAATCTTGGATTGCAAATCCCGATAGAGGGGGAAACCGAACGAAAGGATTTAGATGATGGGGCAATTCAGAAACTCTTTCGGGAAGAAATTAAGCGGGAGGTGCAAAATCGACCGGGATATCGCTCAGACGATCGCATTGCTGATTTCCGCACGATCTTAGAGCCGTTTACCATTGAAAATGGCTTGATGACGCAAACCTTAAAAATTCGCCGTCCCGTTGTTCGCGATCGGTATCGCGGTATTATTGACGAGATATTTGAGAAAAATCGCTAA
- a CDS encoding NAD-dependent malic enzyme has translation MVNLTPNPSFSLSIRLEVPNQAGMLARVTNAIAQCGGNLGDIKLLEQTRKVSLREVTVDASSSEHADEIISAIKEIREVNVLEFYDRTFALHQGGKISVQSRIALTRQSDLAMAYTPGVGRVCRAIAEDPAKVFSLTVKSNMVAIVSDGSAVLGLGNLGAEAALPVMEGKAMLFKEFAGIDAFPLCLDTQDTEEIIKTVKHIAPVFGGVNLEDISAPRCFEIERRLSEEIDIPVFHDDQNGTAIVTFAALRNALILVKKALQEVKIVINGAGAAGVAIARLLQQAGAQTIWLCDRKGILSTQRQDLNPQKQEFATETSGTLADALKGADIFIGVSAPGVVTPTMVRSMATDPIVMAMSNPIPEIQPELVKNDVAVIATGRSDYANQINNVLAFPGVFRGALDCRASAITTNMCLEAANAIANLIQPEELNPEHIIPSVFDPRVAPAVAAAVQTAARKDGVARI, from the coding sequence ATGGTCAACCTTACTCCTAATCCTAGCTTTAGTTTAAGTATTCGTTTGGAAGTTCCCAATCAGGCGGGAATGCTGGCGCGAGTAACGAACGCGATCGCGCAATGTGGTGGTAATTTGGGTGATATTAAACTCCTCGAACAAACCCGCAAGGTTTCCCTGCGCGAAGTGACGGTGGATGCGTCGAGTAGCGAACACGCGGATGAGATTATTTCGGCGATTAAAGAGATTCGGGAGGTAAACGTTCTCGAATTTTACGATCGCACGTTTGCGTTGCATCAGGGCGGGAAAATTAGCGTTCAAAGTCGCATTGCCCTCACGCGACAGTCGGACTTGGCGATGGCGTACACTCCCGGTGTGGGAAGAGTTTGCCGCGCGATCGCGGAAGATCCCGCAAAAGTCTTTTCCCTCACGGTGAAGAGCAATATGGTTGCAATCGTCAGCGATGGTAGTGCGGTGTTGGGATTGGGCAATTTGGGCGCAGAAGCGGCGCTCCCCGTGATGGAGGGCAAAGCCATGTTATTCAAAGAGTTTGCGGGAATCGATGCTTTTCCCCTCTGTCTCGACACCCAGGACACAGAAGAAATCATCAAAACCGTCAAACATATTGCCCCAGTTTTTGGCGGCGTAAACCTCGAAGATATTAGCGCGCCGCGCTGTTTTGAGATCGAACGGCGACTCAGCGAAGAAATCGATATTCCGGTGTTTCACGACGATCAAAATGGAACCGCGATCGTCACTTTTGCCGCTCTGCGAAATGCCCTGATTTTGGTCAAAAAAGCCCTGCAAGAGGTGAAAATTGTTATTAATGGGGCGGGGGCTGCGGGGGTCGCGATCGCGCGTCTCCTTCAACAAGCGGGCGCTCAAACGATCTGGCTCTGCGATCGTAAAGGGATTCTCTCCACCCAGCGTCAGGATTTAAACCCCCAAAAACAGGAATTTGCCACAGAAACGAGCGGAACCCTCGCGGATGCCCTCAAAGGCGCGGATATTTTCATTGGCGTGAGCGCTCCCGGCGTTGTCACCCCCACAATGGTTCGCTCAATGGCAACGGATCCGATTGTCATGGCAATGTCGAACCCCATCCCCGAAATTCAACCGGAATTGGTCAAAAATGATGTTGCGGTCATTGCCACCGGACGCAGCGATTACGCTAACCAAATTAATAACGTTCTTGCCTTTCCCGGCGTGTTCCGAGGTGCGTTGGATTGTCGCGCGTCGGCGATTACCACAAATATGTGCTTAGAAGCGGCAAACGCGATCGCGAACCTGATCCAACCAGAGGAGTTGAACCCAGAACACATTATCCCCTCCGTCTTCGATCCTCGCGTTGCTCCTGCGGTGGCGGCGGCGGTGCAAACCGCAGCGCGAAAAGATGGGGTTGCAAGAATTTAA
- a CDS encoding NUDIX hydrolase, which translates to MAKKPKIRVIALGLIRDESRIFVSQGYDTAKQETFYRALGGGVDFVETSLAAVQREFQEEMQAELTNLRYLGCIENIFTYNGKPGHEIIQTYQCDFVDRALYEQDEIEFVEGSTKRKAVWIEIERCKSGELTLVPAQFLNYLT; encoded by the coding sequence ATGGCGAAAAAACCTAAAATTCGTGTCATCGCGTTGGGATTGATTCGGGACGAGAGCAGAATTTTTGTCTCCCAAGGTTACGATACCGCTAAACAGGAAACCTTTTATCGCGCGTTAGGGGGTGGCGTTGATTTTGTTGAAACCAGTTTAGCCGCAGTGCAACGGGAATTTCAAGAAGAAATGCAGGCAGAACTCACCAATCTCCGTTATTTAGGCTGTATTGAAAACATTTTCACCTATAACGGCAAGCCCGGTCACGAAATCATTCAAACCTATCAGTGCGATTTTGTCGATCGCGCACTCTACGAACAAGACGAAATTGAGTTCGTTGAAGGAAGTACGAAGCGAAAAGCGGTTTGGATTGAAATCGAACGCTGCAAATCTGGGGAATTAACCCTAGTTCCTGCCCAATTCTTAAATTATTTAACCTAA
- a CDS encoding diflavin flavoprotein, with protein sequence MVATPVRTEKRLTIQTGNIAPDTTAIRSLDWDRDRFDIEFGLQNGTTYNSFIIRGEKLALVDTSHEKFRQLYLDTLTGLIDPKDIDYLFITHTEPDHSGLVKDILQLAPQAVVVGSKVALQFLENMVHQPFEKLVVKNGDTVDLGKGHEFTFINAPNLHWPDTIFSYDKGTQTLFTCDAFGMHYCSDALFDEDLGAIAPDYRFYYDCLMGPNARSVLSAMKRMDALGEIKMVANGHGPLLLHNVGELLDRYQKWSKAKAKAEKTVAVFYVSDYGYSDRVSQAIAHGIAKTDVAVEMVDLKSSDPQEVQELVSRCAGLVVGMPSISGEYAEETAATIGTILAASKKKQVIGMFESYGDDDEPIDPLLRKFRDAGLKEIFPSIRLKDTPTELTYQLCEEAGTDMGQWLTREKAVKQMKALDTDLDQAMGRLSGGLYIITAKKGEIKGAMLASWVTQASFEPLGFTIAVAKDRAIESLMQVGDRFVLNILEEGNYQSLMKHFLKRFKPGEDRFEGVKTQVAKNGSPILTEALAYLECEVGSRMECDDHWIVYSKVEIGRVSKADALTAIHHRKVGNHY encoded by the coding sequence ATGGTAGCAACACCCGTGCGAACCGAAAAACGCTTGACAATTCAGACGGGGAATATTGCCCCAGATACAACAGCAATTCGTTCTCTCGATTGGGATCGCGATCGCTTTGATATTGAATTTGGACTGCAAAACGGCACAACCTATAACTCCTTTATTATTCGCGGCGAAAAACTCGCCCTTGTCGATACCTCCCACGAAAAGTTTCGTCAGTTGTATCTCGACACTTTAACGGGTTTAATCGACCCCAAAGACATCGATTATCTCTTCATCACCCATACCGAACCCGATCATAGCGGTTTGGTGAAAGATATCCTGCAACTTGCGCCTCAAGCGGTTGTCGTGGGATCGAAGGTTGCCCTGCAATTCCTCGAAAACATGGTACACCAGCCCTTTGAAAAGTTGGTTGTCAAGAATGGGGACACCGTAGACCTCGGTAAAGGACACGAATTTACCTTCATTAATGCGCCAAACTTGCATTGGCCCGATACCATTTTCTCCTACGACAAAGGGACGCAAACCCTCTTTACCTGCGATGCTTTTGGGATGCACTATTGCTCCGATGCGTTGTTTGATGAAGACCTGGGCGCGATCGCGCCCGACTATCGGTTCTACTACGATTGTTTGATGGGTCCCAATGCCCGTTCCGTCCTCTCCGCAATGAAGCGCATGGATGCCCTCGGCGAGATTAAAATGGTTGCCAACGGTCACGGGCCCTTACTCCTCCATAACGTCGGCGAACTGCTCGACCGCTACCAAAAGTGGAGTAAAGCCAAAGCCAAAGCAGAAAAGACCGTCGCAGTATTCTACGTCTCAGACTACGGCTACAGCGATCGCGTCTCCCAAGCCATCGCCCACGGAATCGCGAAAACTGACGTTGCAGTGGAAATGGTAGACCTCAAATCCAGCGACCCCCAAGAAGTCCAAGAACTCGTCAGTCGTTGTGCCGGATTGGTTGTTGGAATGCCTTCGATCTCCGGGGAATACGCCGAAGAAACTGCCGCAACCATCGGGACGATCCTTGCCGCCAGCAAGAAAAAGCAAGTCATTGGAATGTTTGAATCCTACGGCGACGACGACGAACCCATCGACCCCCTCCTACGCAAATTTCGAGATGCCGGATTAAAAGAAATCTTCCCCAGCATCCGCCTCAAAGACACCCCCACCGAACTCACCTATCAACTCTGCGAAGAAGCCGGAACCGACATGGGACAATGGCTGACCCGCGAAAAAGCCGTCAAGCAAATGAAAGCCCTCGACACAGACCTCGATCAAGCGATGGGACGCTTAAGCGGCGGACTTTATATCATCACCGCCAAAAAAGGCGAAATCAAAGGGGCAATGCTAGCATCCTGGGTGACTCAAGCCAGTTTTGAACCATTGGGATTCACCATTGCCGTCGCCAAAGATCGAGCCATCGAATCCTTAATGCAAGTAGGGGATCGCTTTGTTCTCAATATCTTAGAAGAAGGGAACTATCAATCCCTCATGAAGCACTTCCTCAAGCGATTTAAACCCGGTGAAGACCGTTTTGAAGGCGTAAAAACCCAGGTTGCTAAAAATGGTTCCCCCATTCTCACCGAAGCCCTCGCCTACCTCGAATGCGAAGTTGGCAGCCGCATGGAATGCGACGATCATTGGATTGTTTACAGTAAAGTCGAAATCGGGCGCGTTTCCAAAGCAGATGCCCTCACTGCCATTCACCACCGCAAAGTGGGGAATCATTACTAA
- a CDS encoding type IV pilin-like G/H family protein: MLKSQQVVQNRYRLQQQLSENPTRQTWLAEDIESEQQVIVKLLPFSPQTQWQEIKLFEREAQVLKHISRPQIPHYLDYFSIEKEEGGGLPWFALVQEYIPGKSLQQLLKEDKSFTEAEAKDIARQLLAILIDLHELSPPILHRDIKPSNLIALSGEVEDSHQSKVEGTGNREQGIGNSNQLIVQENSEQSSPRHLTASSTPPASSAPPAPPTSHYPSIYLVDFGAVQDRAKAEGVTFTVVGTGGYSPPEQLWGKAVAASDLYALGATLVHLLTGIAPGDLPQHRMRLQFRDKVSLSPEFARWLDKLLDPAVEKRFTQARQALEALEATEKVKILEKASFLRLGGLALIQYGVVGLCALALPLFAAYRYTHEGKINVGSMNRAQQAYVIEKNEFTDSIEELGISVKEQTENYTYNIQKTPLFVFNYAISRKPGLNNYLGIVALIPMNSPADELLTVPITCEAERQKASYLIDPRIANATIECPPGTIALNGSQEGIIIENENGKLAYNALESAIAGQLDKALETAETITNQALKARTLVAIAPHLKTPQQRDRAMQLAETIKKEESQKRAIDTIQKR, translated from the coding sequence ATGCTGAAATCCCAACAGGTTGTACAAAATCGCTATCGCCTCCAACAGCAACTCAGCGAAAATCCTACGCGACAAACTTGGCTAGCGGAAGATATCGAATCCGAACAGCAGGTTATTGTTAAACTTCTCCCCTTCAGTCCCCAAACCCAATGGCAAGAAATTAAACTCTTCGAGCGAGAAGCGCAGGTTCTTAAACACATCTCGCGTCCCCAAATTCCCCACTACCTCGATTACTTTTCTATTGAAAAAGAAGAAGGCGGCGGTTTGCCTTGGTTTGCTCTGGTTCAAGAATATATTCCCGGAAAATCTCTACAGCAATTACTCAAAGAAGATAAATCTTTTACAGAAGCAGAAGCAAAAGACATTGCCCGACAACTCCTTGCAATCCTCATCGATTTGCACGAATTGAGTCCTCCCATTCTGCACCGCGATATTAAACCCAGCAACCTAATTGCACTTTCCGGCGAAGTAGAGGATAGTCATCAGTCAAAAGTTGAGGGAACAGGGAACAGGGAACAGGGAATAGGGAACAGCAATCAGTTAATTGTTCAGGAAAATAGCGAACAGTCCTCACCCCGACATCTCACCGCGTCTTCTACTCCCCCAGCTTCCTCCGCTCCCCCTGCTCCCCCAACCTCCCACTACCCATCAATCTACCTCGTAGACTTCGGTGCAGTTCAAGATCGCGCGAAAGCAGAAGGCGTAACCTTTACCGTGGTGGGAACGGGAGGATATTCGCCGCCAGAACAACTGTGGGGAAAAGCGGTTGCAGCAAGCGATTTATATGCCTTGGGTGCAACCTTGGTGCATTTGTTGACGGGAATTGCGCCGGGAGACTTGCCGCAACATAGAATGCGCTTGCAATTTCGCGATAAAGTCAGCCTTTCGCCGGAATTTGCCCGTTGGTTGGATAAACTACTCGATCCCGCAGTGGAAAAGCGCTTTACGCAGGCGAGACAGGCGTTGGAAGCATTGGAGGCGACAGAAAAGGTCAAAATTCTTGAAAAAGCTAGTTTTCTTCGCCTGGGGGGATTGGCGTTGATTCAATACGGCGTGGTGGGATTGTGCGCTTTGGCACTACCGCTTTTTGCCGCCTATCGCTATACCCATGAAGGAAAAATCAATGTGGGTTCAATGAATCGCGCTCAACAAGCGTATGTCATAGAAAAGAACGAGTTTACTGATTCGATTGAGGAGTTAGGAATTAGCGTCAAAGAGCAAACTGAAAATTACACCTATAATATTCAAAAAACGCCTTTATTTGTTTTTAATTATGCAATATCCCGTAAACCAGGATTGAATAATTATTTGGGAATAGTAGCGCTGATTCCTATGAATTCTCCGGCTGATGAACTGTTAACTGTTCCCATAACTTGCGAAGCAGAACGACAGAAAGCGAGTTATCTTATCGATCCAAGAATCGCAAATGCTACAATCGAGTGTCCTCCAGGAACGATCGCGCTAAACGGATCGCAGGAGGGAATTATCATTGAAAATGAAAACGGTAAACTGGCTTACAATGCCCTTGAATCCGCGATCGCGGGACAACTGGATAAAGCGCTAGAAACTGCTGAAACTATCACAAATCAAGCACTTAAAGCAAGAACATTAGTCGCGATCGCGCCACACCTCAAAACACCGCAACAGCGCGATCGCGCAATGCAACTTGCTGAGACAATAAAAAAGGAAGAATCTCAAAAACGCGCGATCGATACGATTCAAAAGCGATAG
- a CDS encoding type III pantothenate kinase gives MSKTYVSDWLGLTIGNSRLHWGWFKGDILTETWDSPHFSHPVTDLMPYLQPQISPSLPLYFASVVPQQTTLLLSLDSIELREILLSDVSIKGLYPTIGIDRAIALWGAVQTYGLPVLVIDAGTALTFTGANHTQLRKQTESKRSPHHPKTHPVTPAIPDSQPSSPTLFGGAILPGLRLQFQSLHQKTAALPSVSLSPQLPQRWALNTPNAIESGILYTLLAGIQDFIKDWLQQFPHSKVIFTGGDATMLSSLLPPQDAEMIVDPNLIFWGARAIVEQYSIYR, from the coding sequence ATGAGTAAAACTTATGTTTCTGATTGGCTTGGCTTAACTATTGGCAATTCTCGCCTGCATTGGGGATGGTTCAAGGGCGATATTCTCACAGAAACCTGGGACAGTCCCCATTTTTCCCATCCGGTTACTGACTTAATGCCGTACTTGCAACCGCAAATTTCCCCTTCGCTTCCCCTTTATTTTGCCTCTGTGGTTCCGCAACAAACAACACTGCTATTGTCCTTGGATTCGATAGAACTCCGAGAGATTTTGTTGTCAGATGTCTCTATCAAAGGACTTTATCCCACGATTGGGATCGATCGCGCGATCGCGCTTTGGGGTGCAGTGCAAACCTATGGCTTACCCGTTCTGGTTATTGATGCAGGGACGGCACTCACGTTTACCGGTGCAAATCATACTCAATTGCGAAAACAAACAGAGAGCAAGAGATCGCCGCATCATCCAAAAACTCACCCCGTCACCCCAGCAATCCCAGATAGTCAACCTTCCTCTCCCACTCTTTTTGGGGGTGCAATCTTGCCAGGATTGCGGCTGCAATTCCAGTCTCTCCATCAAAAAACTGCCGCACTTCCCTCTGTGAGTTTATCTCCCCAACTTCCCCAACGCTGGGCATTGAATACGCCCAACGCGATTGAAAGCGGTATTCTCTATACGCTTTTGGCAGGCATTCAAGATTTTATTAAAGATTGGTTGCAGCAATTTCCCCACAGCAAAGTCATTTTCACCGGAGGAGATGCAACGATGTTGAGTTCGTTATTGCCACCGCAAGATGCAGAAATGATTGTCGATCCCAATCTTATTTTCTGGGGCGCGCGAGCGATTGTCGAGCAATACTCAATTTATAGGTGA
- a CDS encoding YlqD family protein: MDEAQSNLLLKRPVVLKVVVTPRWKEEVQRQLQTQMNQIDSQLQQLDMQGQRAIAEIQKQNPPQSSQQIESVNTQVNQKRSELLEQKNQFLQQLQQVQLLELEQEVPQGQLDSFFRVEVGDNLVKKMNVEVLVRDGVVEEIRGEI, from the coding sequence ATGGATGAAGCTCAATCAAACTTACTGCTAAAACGCCCAGTCGTCCTGAAAGTGGTTGTTACGCCTCGTTGGAAGGAAGAGGTACAACGACAACTGCAAACTCAGATGAATCAGATTGATTCTCAATTGCAACAACTCGATATGCAGGGACAGCGCGCGATCGCGGAAATTCAAAAGCAAAATCCTCCCCAATCGAGCCAACAAATCGAAAGTGTTAACACTCAAGTTAATCAGAAAAGAAGCGAATTACTAGAGCAAAAAAATCAATTTCTTCAGCAGTTGCAACAGGTTCAATTACTCGAACTCGAACAAGAGGTTCCCCAAGGACAACTTGATAGCTTTTTCCGAGTTGAAGTGGGAGATAACCTTGTCAAAAAAATGAACGTTGAGGTTCTCGTTCGTGATGGCGTTGTTGAGGAAATTCGAGGAGAGATTTAA
- the hisC gene encoding histidinol-phosphate transaminase: MTYFRPNIQALSAYIPGEQPSPETKVIKLNTNENPYPPSPKALQVLRNIDGELLRRYPHPMAETFRQAASQAFGVPPDWILVGNGSDEILTMIFRGFAEPGRKVVYPMPTYVLYRTLSQIQDAETIEIPYPEDYRLPVEELVKAGGSVTFVVSPNSPSGTQIPLDLLDTLAVRLSGVLVIDEAYVDFAETSALELVKKHDNVIVTRTLSKGYSLAGLRLGFAIAHPHLLSGLIKVKDSYNVDAISCLVGAAAIADSEYKNANAEKIKATRSRMAHQLQELGFKIWSSQANFLLVQPASTFPHNAESLYQNLKQQGILVRYFPQPRLNDKLRITVGTPEETEALISAIAKF; this comes from the coding sequence ATGACCTACTTTCGTCCCAATATTCAAGCATTATCCGCCTACATTCCTGGCGAACAGCCTTCCCCAGAGACGAAAGTTATTAAATTGAATACTAATGAAAATCCCTATCCCCCTTCACCCAAAGCGTTACAGGTTTTACGCAATATTGATGGGGAATTGTTGCGCCGCTATCCTCACCCAATGGCAGAGACTTTTCGTCAAGCAGCAAGTCAGGCATTCGGCGTTCCTCCCGATTGGATTTTAGTGGGGAACGGCAGCGACGAGATATTAACGATGATATTTAGAGGATTCGCCGAACCGGGAAGAAAAGTGGTTTACCCGATGCCAACTTACGTTCTGTATCGCACTCTCAGCCAAATTCAGGACGCAGAAACTATCGAAATTCCCTATCCTGAAGATTATCGTTTACCTGTTGAGGAATTGGTTAAAGCAGGAGGAAGCGTTACGTTTGTGGTTTCTCCCAACAGTCCATCGGGAACACAAATTCCCCTCGATTTGCTCGATACGCTGGCGGTGCGGTTATCCGGCGTTTTGGTTATTGATGAAGCTTATGTGGATTTTGCGGAAACAAGCGCTCTGGAATTGGTGAAGAAGCACGATAATGTAATTGTCACGCGCACCCTATCAAAAGGATATTCTTTAGCTGGATTGCGATTGGGTTTTGCGATCGCGCACCCTCATTTATTATCCGGATTGATTAAAGTCAAAGATAGCTACAACGTCGATGCAATCTCGTGTTTGGTGGGTGCTGCGGCAATTGCAGATAGTGAGTATAAAAATGCCAACGCCGAAAAAATTAAAGCGACGCGATCGCGCATGGCGCATCAACTGCAAGAATTAGGCTTTAAAATCTGGTCTTCCCAAGCTAATTTTCTCCTCGTACAACCCGCTTCTACTTTCCCCCACAACGCCGAGTCTCTCTACCAAAACCTCAAACAGCAAGGTATTCTCGTGCGCTATTTCCCTCAACCCCGCCTCAATGATAAATTACGCATTACTGTGGGAACGCCGGAAGAAACCGAAGCATTAATTTCCGCGATCGCAAAATTCTAA